A section of the Falco biarmicus isolate bFalBia1 chromosome 3, bFalBia1.pri, whole genome shotgun sequence genome encodes:
- the ESPN gene encoding espin isoform X3 has product MALERALLAARQGDVEALRGLRAAGLLRPGLRDALGASPAHHAARAGRLACLRYLAAEATLRGDARARNGATPAHDAAATGNLACLQWLLTQGGCGVQDTDNSGATILHLAARFGHHEVIDWLLRFGGSDPTAATNTGALPVHYAAAKGDFPSLRLLLGHCPSTLSAQTKTGATPLYLACQEGHLEIIQYLVQDCGADPHACAHDGMTPLHAAAQMGHNTVIVWLMSFTTVSLSERDAEGATAMHFAASRGHAKVLSWLLLHGGEITADSWGGTPLHDAAENGELECCQILVVNGADLSIRDQDGYTAADLADYNGHGHCAQYLRTVENMSVEHRVLSRDPSADGECRQPDSGMSSPNTMASAPQARFEVGSPASTLSNYDSCHSSQSSTGEKRGGPLGAPAARVPAPALADMQAYMDMLDPETWPRGRGLAGEGPLPPPPPTFPPPPPPPPATRPPPPPPDYPAPAPPAAPHTADIYVRAKNNLRHVESQALRRELASRESSPEGLRRADSSRRSRNFGKQPSTGDYYKHLGHGTAEQPGPRRMAHSEEASPISEDTMRNGESKPGAELPPPPPPPPLPDAACPMPPPPPPLAETPAGPRRSSSSTGRGKALRQMKSTKSFNMMSPTGDNSELLAEIKAGKSLKPTPQSKGFTTVFSGSGQAGANAESPVSSPSPTRTPTPPATPEAAGPPRCLAGGSPELVLNGSSPVPAAGTGVAAEAEALVPSHDERGRPIPEWKRQVMVRKLQLRMQEEEEQRRKPGSHSLPLCQRRPPTRGGTPGPAGQPMREEDLRHLERRLGSLRVMHEAQPVQPLPGRLEKEPLPLLPLPATLAPQHFALTHKNPPTRSSQPPTLPRSVAVPPATPGSQEGQGAGGAAGGPGAQHDAQREILGCGVSVRSLKANYEGPGGASPPIPRVTKRKRAQPPSSTRQPVLEEEYGDGALRRSRPAPPEPRGPRQHAEAHKERAVFLFLEHWKKRALAAVPGEERSRRPGRRRPAAGRLLARWRSIARRVPGRQIRRLSRATVLYWPQHFLPHIGGSPMPHDSLPLDLFMLGYFQLLEMPLSPEERRFRHLLCYEMFDRLGSHSWHHVRHFHRAVLEQVEAGHRHWLDGFEDLVQEFFENGPTMAAESPPELPAAALGGEGASVPVPVPELGEFSEEDVCRFIDRSFSFWKEKEAEMSDT; this is encoded by the exons atGGCGCTGGAGCGGGCGCTGCTGGCGGCGCGACAGGGCGACGTGGAGGCGCTacgggggctgcgggcggccggGCTGCTGCGACCGGGGCTGCGGGACGCCCTGGGCGCCTCCCCCGCGCACCACGCCGCCCGCGCCGGCCGCCTCGCTTGCCTCCGGTACTTGGCGGCCGAGGCCACGCTCCGCGGCGACGCGCGGGCGCGCAACGGGGCCACGCCGGCCCACGACGCCGCCGCCACCGGCAACCTCGCCTGTCTCCAGTGGCTGCTCACGCAGGGGGGCTGCGGCGTGCAG GACACAGACAACTCTGGTGCCACCATCCTACACTTGGCAGCCCGCTTTGGTCACCACGAGGTGATCGACTGGCTCCTCCGCTTTGGAGGCAGTGACCCTACAGCGGCCACCAACACGGGAGCGCTGCCTGTCCACTACGCTGCGGCCAAAGGGGATTTCCCTTCCTTGCGACTCCTCTTGGGACACTGCCCCAG CACGCTGAGTGCCCAGACCAAGACAGGGGCCACCCCGCTGTACCTCGCCTGCCAAGAGGGCCACCTGGAGATCATCCAGTACCTGGTGCAGGACTGCGGGGCTGACCCCCATGCGTGTGCCCATGATGGCATGACCCCGCTGCACGCTGCTGCCCAGATGGGCCACAACACTGTCATCGTCTGGCTG ATGAGCTTCACGACAGTGAGCCTGTCGGAGCGGGACGCTGAGGGGGCCACGGCCATGCACTTCGCCGCCAGCCGTGGTCACGCCAaggtgctgagctggctgctgctgcatggtgGGGAGATCACTGCTGACAGCTGGGGTGGCACACCGCTGCACGATGCTGCTGAGAACGGCGAGCtggag tgctgccagaTCCTGGTGGTGAATGGCGCCGACCTCAGCATCCGTGACCAGGACGGCTACACGGCGGCTGACCTTGCCGACTACAATGGCCATGGCCACTGTGCCCAGTACCTGCGCACTGTGGAGAACATG agcGTGGAGCACCGCGTGCTGTCGCGAGACCCCTCGGCAGATGGGGAGTGCCGGCAGCCCGACTCGGGCATGTCATCGCCCAACACCATGGCGTCGGCACCCCAGGCACGCTTCGAGGTgggctcccctgccagcaccctcTCCAACTACGACTCCTGCCACTCCAGCCAGTCCAGCACCGGGGAGAAGAGGGGTGGCCCCCTGGGGGCCCCCGCTGCCC GGGTGCCCGCACCAGCGCTGGCGGACATGCAGGCGTACATGGACATGCTGGACCCTGAGACGtggccgcggggccgggggctggcaGGCGAGGGCCCCCTGCCGCCGCCAccccccaccttcccccccccgccacccccaccccctgccacccgaccgcccccgccgccccctgaCTACCCCGCACCCgcaccccccgccgccccccacaCCGCCGACATCTACGTGCGGGCCAAGAACAACCTGCGGCACGTGGAGAGCCAGGCGCTGCGCCGAGAG CTGGCTTCGcgtgagagcagccctgagggcCTGCGCAGGGCCGACTCCAGCAGGCGGTCAAGGAATTTTGGCAAGCAGCCGAGCACCGGTGACTACTACAAGCACCTAGGGCACGGCACAGCCGAGCAGCCCGGGCCCCGGCGAATGGCACACAGCGAGGAG GCATCGCCCATCTCAGAGGACACCATGCGCAACGGGGAGAGCAAgcctggtgctgagctgccaccCCCGCCGCCACCCCCACCGCTGCCTGATGCTGCCTGTCCGATGCCCCCACCACCGCCACCACTGGCTGAGACCCCTGCTGGACCCCGCCGCTCCTCCTCCTCTACAGGAA GAGGAAAGGCGCTCAGGCAGATGAAGA gcACCAAGTCCTTCAACATGATGTCCCCCACTGGTGACAactcagagctgctggctgagaTCAAGGCCGGGAAAAGCCTCAAGCCGACGCCACAGAGCAAAGGCTTCACCACCGTCTTCTCCGGCAGCGGCCAGGCAGGGGCCAAT GCAGAGTCGCCGGTGTCCTCCCCGTCACCCACCAGGACGCCCACCCCACCGGCCACCCCCGAGGCTGCCGGGCCACcacgctgcctggcagggggctcACCAGAACTGGTGCTGAATGGGAGTTCGCCGGTGCCAGCGGCAGGCACTGGGGTGGCAGCAGAGGCGGAGGCGCTGGTGCCGAGCCATGACGAGCGGGGCCGGCCCATCCCCGAGTGGAAGCGGCAGGTGATGGTGCGCAAGCTGCAGCTCCGcatgcaggaggaagaggagcagcggCGCAAG CCTGGGAGCCACTCGCTGCCCCTGTGCCAGCGCAGGCCACCCACCCGCGGGGGCACACCTGGACCTGCCGGGCAGCCAATGCGGGAGGAGGACTTGCGGCACCTGGAGAGGCGGCTGGGGAGCCTGCGGGTGATGCATGAGGCCCAGCCAGTGCAGCCGCTGCCGGGGCGGCTGGAGAAGGAGCCGCTGCCACTCCTGCCGCTGCCTGCCACCCTGGCGCCCCAGCACTTCGCCCTCACCCACAAGAACCCACCCACCCGCAGCAGCCAGCCCCCGACGCTGCCGAGGAGCGTGGCTGTGCCACCGGCCACCCCGGGGAgccaggaggggcagggggcagggggggcagcaGGCGGCCCTGGTGCCCAGCATGATGCCCAGCGCGAGATCCTGGGCTGTGGCGTCTCCGTCCGCAGCCTCAAGGCCAACTATGAGGGCCCAGGGGGGGCCTCCCCACCCATCCCCAGGGTCACCAAGCGCAAGCGggcacagccccccagcagcacccgcCAGCCTGTCCTGGAGGAGGAGTATGGGGACGGGGCACTGCGGCGGAGCCGGCCGGCACCACCGGAGCCAAGGGGCCCACGGCAGCATGCTGAGGCACACAAGGAGCGTGCCGTCTTCCTCTTCCTGGAGCACTGGAAGAAACGGGCACTGGCAGCGGTGCCCGGGGAGGAGCGGTCGCGGCggccggggaggcggcggccggcAGCAGGACGGCTGCTGGCCCGCTGGAGAAGCATTGCTCGCCGGGTGCCGGGACGGCAGATCCGGCGGTTGAGCCGCGCCACGGTGCTGTACTGGCCCCAGCACTTTCTGCCCCACATCGGTGGCTCGCCCATGCCCCATGACAGCCTCCCGCTCGACCTCTTCATGCTGGGCTacttccagctgctggagatgcCTCTCAGCCCCGAGGAACGGCGCTTCCGCCACCTCCTCTGCTACGAGATGTTCGACCGcctgggcagccacagctggcaCCACGTCCGCCACTTCCACCGTGCCGTGCTGGAGCAGGTCGAAGCCGGCCACCGCCACTGGCTCGACGGCTTTGAGGACCTCGTGCAGGAGTTTTTCGAGAACGGCCCCACCATGGCGGCGGAGAGCCCTCCGGAGCTCCCTGCggcagccctgggaggggagggggcatcAGTGCCAGTGCCGGTGCCGGAGCTGGGCGAGTTCAGTGAGGAGGACGTCTGCCGCTTCATCGACCGTAGCTTCTCCttctggaaggagaaggaggcGGAGATGTCCGACACCTGA
- the ESPN gene encoding espin isoform X4, with amino-acid sequence MALERALLAARQGDVEALRGLRAAGLLRPGLRDALGASPAHHAARAGRLACLRYLAAEATLRGDARARNGATPAHDAAATGNLACLQWLLTQGGCGVQDTDNSGATILHLAARFGHHEVIDWLLRFGGSDPTAATNTGALPVHYAAAKGDFPSLRLLLGHCPSTLSAQTKTGATPLYLACQEGHLEIIQYLVQDCGADPHACAHDGMTPLHAAAQMGHNTVIVWLMSFTTVSLSERDAEGATAMHFAASRGHAKVLSWLLLHGGEITADSWGGTPLHDAAENGELECCQILVVNGADLSIRDQDGYTAADLADYNGHGHCAQYLRTVENMSVEHRVLSRDPSADGECRQPDSGMSSPNTMASAPQARFELASRESSPEGLRRADSSRRSRNFGKQPSTGDYYKHLGHGTAEQPGPRRMAHSEEASPISEDTMRNGESKPGAELPPPPPPPPLPDAACPMPPPPPPLAETPAGPRRSSSSTGRGKALRQMKSTKSFNMMSPTGDNSELLAEIKAGKSLKPTPQSKGFTTVFSGSGQAGANAESPVSSPSPTRTPTPPATPEAAGPPRCLAGGSPELVLNGSSPVPAAGTGVAAEAEALVPSHDERGRPIPEWKRQVMVRKLQLRMQEEEEQRRKPGSHSLPLCQRRPPTRGGTPGPAGQPMREEDLRHLERRLGSLRVMHEAQPVQPLPGRLEKEPLPLLPLPATLAPQHFALTHKNPPTRSSQPPTLPRSVAVPPATPGSQEGQGAGGAAGGPGAQHDAQREILGCGVSVRSLKANYEGPGGASPPIPRVTKRKRAQPPSSTRQPVLEEEYGDGALRRSRPAPPEPRGPRQHAEAHKERAVFLFLEHWKKRALAAVPGEERSRRPGRRRPAAGRLLARWRSIARRVPGRQIRRLSRATVLYWPQHFLPHIGGSPMPHDSLPLDLFMLGYFQLLEMPLSPEERRFRHLLCYEMFDRLGSHSWHHVRHFHRAVLEQVEAGHRHWLDGFEDLVQEFFENGPTMAAESPPELPAAALGGEGASVPVPVPELGEFSEEDVCRFIDRSFSFWKEKEAEMSDT; translated from the exons atGGCGCTGGAGCGGGCGCTGCTGGCGGCGCGACAGGGCGACGTGGAGGCGCTacgggggctgcgggcggccggGCTGCTGCGACCGGGGCTGCGGGACGCCCTGGGCGCCTCCCCCGCGCACCACGCCGCCCGCGCCGGCCGCCTCGCTTGCCTCCGGTACTTGGCGGCCGAGGCCACGCTCCGCGGCGACGCGCGGGCGCGCAACGGGGCCACGCCGGCCCACGACGCCGCCGCCACCGGCAACCTCGCCTGTCTCCAGTGGCTGCTCACGCAGGGGGGCTGCGGCGTGCAG GACACAGACAACTCTGGTGCCACCATCCTACACTTGGCAGCCCGCTTTGGTCACCACGAGGTGATCGACTGGCTCCTCCGCTTTGGAGGCAGTGACCCTACAGCGGCCACCAACACGGGAGCGCTGCCTGTCCACTACGCTGCGGCCAAAGGGGATTTCCCTTCCTTGCGACTCCTCTTGGGACACTGCCCCAG CACGCTGAGTGCCCAGACCAAGACAGGGGCCACCCCGCTGTACCTCGCCTGCCAAGAGGGCCACCTGGAGATCATCCAGTACCTGGTGCAGGACTGCGGGGCTGACCCCCATGCGTGTGCCCATGATGGCATGACCCCGCTGCACGCTGCTGCCCAGATGGGCCACAACACTGTCATCGTCTGGCTG ATGAGCTTCACGACAGTGAGCCTGTCGGAGCGGGACGCTGAGGGGGCCACGGCCATGCACTTCGCCGCCAGCCGTGGTCACGCCAaggtgctgagctggctgctgctgcatggtgGGGAGATCACTGCTGACAGCTGGGGTGGCACACCGCTGCACGATGCTGCTGAGAACGGCGAGCtggag tgctgccagaTCCTGGTGGTGAATGGCGCCGACCTCAGCATCCGTGACCAGGACGGCTACACGGCGGCTGACCTTGCCGACTACAATGGCCATGGCCACTGTGCCCAGTACCTGCGCACTGTGGAGAACATG agcGTGGAGCACCGCGTGCTGTCGCGAGACCCCTCGGCAGATGGGGAGTGCCGGCAGCCCGACTCGGGCATGTCATCGCCCAACACCATGGCGTCGGCACCCCAGGCACGCTTCGAG CTGGCTTCGcgtgagagcagccctgagggcCTGCGCAGGGCCGACTCCAGCAGGCGGTCAAGGAATTTTGGCAAGCAGCCGAGCACCGGTGACTACTACAAGCACCTAGGGCACGGCACAGCCGAGCAGCCCGGGCCCCGGCGAATGGCACACAGCGAGGAG GCATCGCCCATCTCAGAGGACACCATGCGCAACGGGGAGAGCAAgcctggtgctgagctgccaccCCCGCCGCCACCCCCACCGCTGCCTGATGCTGCCTGTCCGATGCCCCCACCACCGCCACCACTGGCTGAGACCCCTGCTGGACCCCGCCGCTCCTCCTCCTCTACAGGAA GAGGAAAGGCGCTCAGGCAGATGAAGA gcACCAAGTCCTTCAACATGATGTCCCCCACTGGTGACAactcagagctgctggctgagaTCAAGGCCGGGAAAAGCCTCAAGCCGACGCCACAGAGCAAAGGCTTCACCACCGTCTTCTCCGGCAGCGGCCAGGCAGGGGCCAAT GCAGAGTCGCCGGTGTCCTCCCCGTCACCCACCAGGACGCCCACCCCACCGGCCACCCCCGAGGCTGCCGGGCCACcacgctgcctggcagggggctcACCAGAACTGGTGCTGAATGGGAGTTCGCCGGTGCCAGCGGCAGGCACTGGGGTGGCAGCAGAGGCGGAGGCGCTGGTGCCGAGCCATGACGAGCGGGGCCGGCCCATCCCCGAGTGGAAGCGGCAGGTGATGGTGCGCAAGCTGCAGCTCCGcatgcaggaggaagaggagcagcggCGCAAG CCTGGGAGCCACTCGCTGCCCCTGTGCCAGCGCAGGCCACCCACCCGCGGGGGCACACCTGGACCTGCCGGGCAGCCAATGCGGGAGGAGGACTTGCGGCACCTGGAGAGGCGGCTGGGGAGCCTGCGGGTGATGCATGAGGCCCAGCCAGTGCAGCCGCTGCCGGGGCGGCTGGAGAAGGAGCCGCTGCCACTCCTGCCGCTGCCTGCCACCCTGGCGCCCCAGCACTTCGCCCTCACCCACAAGAACCCACCCACCCGCAGCAGCCAGCCCCCGACGCTGCCGAGGAGCGTGGCTGTGCCACCGGCCACCCCGGGGAgccaggaggggcagggggcagggggggcagcaGGCGGCCCTGGTGCCCAGCATGATGCCCAGCGCGAGATCCTGGGCTGTGGCGTCTCCGTCCGCAGCCTCAAGGCCAACTATGAGGGCCCAGGGGGGGCCTCCCCACCCATCCCCAGGGTCACCAAGCGCAAGCGggcacagccccccagcagcacccgcCAGCCTGTCCTGGAGGAGGAGTATGGGGACGGGGCACTGCGGCGGAGCCGGCCGGCACCACCGGAGCCAAGGGGCCCACGGCAGCATGCTGAGGCACACAAGGAGCGTGCCGTCTTCCTCTTCCTGGAGCACTGGAAGAAACGGGCACTGGCAGCGGTGCCCGGGGAGGAGCGGTCGCGGCggccggggaggcggcggccggcAGCAGGACGGCTGCTGGCCCGCTGGAGAAGCATTGCTCGCCGGGTGCCGGGACGGCAGATCCGGCGGTTGAGCCGCGCCACGGTGCTGTACTGGCCCCAGCACTTTCTGCCCCACATCGGTGGCTCGCCCATGCCCCATGACAGCCTCCCGCTCGACCTCTTCATGCTGGGCTacttccagctgctggagatgcCTCTCAGCCCCGAGGAACGGCGCTTCCGCCACCTCCTCTGCTACGAGATGTTCGACCGcctgggcagccacagctggcaCCACGTCCGCCACTTCCACCGTGCCGTGCTGGAGCAGGTCGAAGCCGGCCACCGCCACTGGCTCGACGGCTTTGAGGACCTCGTGCAGGAGTTTTTCGAGAACGGCCCCACCATGGCGGCGGAGAGCCCTCCGGAGCTCCCTGCggcagccctgggaggggagggggcatcAGTGCCAGTGCCGGTGCCGGAGCTGGGCGAGTTCAGTGAGGAGGACGTCTGCCGCTTCATCGACCGTAGCTTCTCCttctggaaggagaaggaggcGGAGATGTCCGACACCTGA
- the ESPN gene encoding espin isoform X1 — protein MALERALLAARQGDVEALRGLRAAGLLRPGLRDALGASPAHHAARAGRLACLRYLAAEATLRGDARARNGATPAHDAAATGNLACLQWLLTQGGCGVQDTDNSGATILHLAARFGHHEVIDWLLRFGGSDPTAATNTGALPVHYAAAKGDFPSLRLLLGHCPSTLSAQTKTGATPLYLACQEGHLEIIQYLVQDCGADPHACAHDGMTPLHAAAQMGHNTVIVWLMSFTTVSLSERDAEGATAMHFAASRGHAKVLSWLLLHGGEITADSWGGTPLHDAAENGELECCQILVVNGADLSIRDQDGYTAADLADYNGHGHCAQYLRTVENMSVEHRVLSRDPSADGECRQPDSGMSSPNTMASAPQARFEVGSPASTLSNYDSCHSSQSSTGEKRGGPLGAPAARECGAGGCRAGDTGLAPRDPLPCAGVPAPALADMQAYMDMLDPETWPRGRGLAGEGPLPPPPPTFPPPPPPPPATRPPPPPPDYPAPAPPAAPHTADIYVRAKNNLRHVESQALRRELASRESSPEGLRRADSSRRSRNFGKQPSTGDYYKHLGHGTAEQPGPRRMAHSEEASPISEDTMRNGESKPGAELPPPPPPPPLPDAACPMPPPPPPLAETPAGPRRSSSSTGRGKALRQMKSTKSFNMMSPTGDNSELLAEIKAGKSLKPTPQSKGFTTVFSGSGQAGANAESPVSSPSPTRTPTPPATPEAAGPPRCLAGGSPELVLNGSSPVPAAGTGVAAEAEALVPSHDERGRPIPEWKRQVMVRKLQLRMQEEEEQRRKPGSHSLPLCQRRPPTRGGTPGPAGQPMREEDLRHLERRLGSLRVMHEAQPVQPLPGRLEKEPLPLLPLPATLAPQHFALTHKNPPTRSSQPPTLPRSVAVPPATPGSQEGQGAGGAAGGPGAQHDAQREILGCGVSVRSLKANYEGPGGASPPIPRVTKRKRAQPPSSTRQPVLEEEYGDGALRRSRPAPPEPRGPRQHAEAHKERAVFLFLEHWKKRALAAVPGEERSRRPGRRRPAAGRLLARWRSIARRVPGRQIRRLSRATVLYWPQHFLPHIGGSPMPHDSLPLDLFMLGYFQLLEMPLSPEERRFRHLLCYEMFDRLGSHSWHHVRHFHRAVLEQVEAGHRHWLDGFEDLVQEFFENGPTMAAESPPELPAAALGGEGASVPVPVPELGEFSEEDVCRFIDRSFSFWKEKEAEMSDT, from the exons atGGCGCTGGAGCGGGCGCTGCTGGCGGCGCGACAGGGCGACGTGGAGGCGCTacgggggctgcgggcggccggGCTGCTGCGACCGGGGCTGCGGGACGCCCTGGGCGCCTCCCCCGCGCACCACGCCGCCCGCGCCGGCCGCCTCGCTTGCCTCCGGTACTTGGCGGCCGAGGCCACGCTCCGCGGCGACGCGCGGGCGCGCAACGGGGCCACGCCGGCCCACGACGCCGCCGCCACCGGCAACCTCGCCTGTCTCCAGTGGCTGCTCACGCAGGGGGGCTGCGGCGTGCAG GACACAGACAACTCTGGTGCCACCATCCTACACTTGGCAGCCCGCTTTGGTCACCACGAGGTGATCGACTGGCTCCTCCGCTTTGGAGGCAGTGACCCTACAGCGGCCACCAACACGGGAGCGCTGCCTGTCCACTACGCTGCGGCCAAAGGGGATTTCCCTTCCTTGCGACTCCTCTTGGGACACTGCCCCAG CACGCTGAGTGCCCAGACCAAGACAGGGGCCACCCCGCTGTACCTCGCCTGCCAAGAGGGCCACCTGGAGATCATCCAGTACCTGGTGCAGGACTGCGGGGCTGACCCCCATGCGTGTGCCCATGATGGCATGACCCCGCTGCACGCTGCTGCCCAGATGGGCCACAACACTGTCATCGTCTGGCTG ATGAGCTTCACGACAGTGAGCCTGTCGGAGCGGGACGCTGAGGGGGCCACGGCCATGCACTTCGCCGCCAGCCGTGGTCACGCCAaggtgctgagctggctgctgctgcatggtgGGGAGATCACTGCTGACAGCTGGGGTGGCACACCGCTGCACGATGCTGCTGAGAACGGCGAGCtggag tgctgccagaTCCTGGTGGTGAATGGCGCCGACCTCAGCATCCGTGACCAGGACGGCTACACGGCGGCTGACCTTGCCGACTACAATGGCCATGGCCACTGTGCCCAGTACCTGCGCACTGTGGAGAACATG agcGTGGAGCACCGCGTGCTGTCGCGAGACCCCTCGGCAGATGGGGAGTGCCGGCAGCCCGACTCGGGCATGTCATCGCCCAACACCATGGCGTCGGCACCCCAGGCACGCTTCGAGGTgggctcccctgccagcaccctcTCCAACTACGACTCCTGCCACTCCAGCCAGTCCAGCACCGGGGAGAAGAGGGGTGGCCCCCTGGGGGCCCCCGCTGCCCGTGagtgcggggccggggggtgcagggcaggggacacGGGGCTGGCCCCCCGTGACCCCCTGCCCTGCGCAGGGGTGCCCGCACCAGCGCTGGCGGACATGCAGGCGTACATGGACATGCTGGACCCTGAGACGtggccgcggggccgggggctggcaGGCGAGGGCCCCCTGCCGCCGCCAccccccaccttcccccccccgccacccccaccccctgccacccgaccgcccccgccgccccctgaCTACCCCGCACCCgcaccccccgccgccccccacaCCGCCGACATCTACGTGCGGGCCAAGAACAACCTGCGGCACGTGGAGAGCCAGGCGCTGCGCCGAGAG CTGGCTTCGcgtgagagcagccctgagggcCTGCGCAGGGCCGACTCCAGCAGGCGGTCAAGGAATTTTGGCAAGCAGCCGAGCACCGGTGACTACTACAAGCACCTAGGGCACGGCACAGCCGAGCAGCCCGGGCCCCGGCGAATGGCACACAGCGAGGAG GCATCGCCCATCTCAGAGGACACCATGCGCAACGGGGAGAGCAAgcctggtgctgagctgccaccCCCGCCGCCACCCCCACCGCTGCCTGATGCTGCCTGTCCGATGCCCCCACCACCGCCACCACTGGCTGAGACCCCTGCTGGACCCCGCCGCTCCTCCTCCTCTACAGGAA GAGGAAAGGCGCTCAGGCAGATGAAGA gcACCAAGTCCTTCAACATGATGTCCCCCACTGGTGACAactcagagctgctggctgagaTCAAGGCCGGGAAAAGCCTCAAGCCGACGCCACAGAGCAAAGGCTTCACCACCGTCTTCTCCGGCAGCGGCCAGGCAGGGGCCAAT GCAGAGTCGCCGGTGTCCTCCCCGTCACCCACCAGGACGCCCACCCCACCGGCCACCCCCGAGGCTGCCGGGCCACcacgctgcctggcagggggctcACCAGAACTGGTGCTGAATGGGAGTTCGCCGGTGCCAGCGGCAGGCACTGGGGTGGCAGCAGAGGCGGAGGCGCTGGTGCCGAGCCATGACGAGCGGGGCCGGCCCATCCCCGAGTGGAAGCGGCAGGTGATGGTGCGCAAGCTGCAGCTCCGcatgcaggaggaagaggagcagcggCGCAAG CCTGGGAGCCACTCGCTGCCCCTGTGCCAGCGCAGGCCACCCACCCGCGGGGGCACACCTGGACCTGCCGGGCAGCCAATGCGGGAGGAGGACTTGCGGCACCTGGAGAGGCGGCTGGGGAGCCTGCGGGTGATGCATGAGGCCCAGCCAGTGCAGCCGCTGCCGGGGCGGCTGGAGAAGGAGCCGCTGCCACTCCTGCCGCTGCCTGCCACCCTGGCGCCCCAGCACTTCGCCCTCACCCACAAGAACCCACCCACCCGCAGCAGCCAGCCCCCGACGCTGCCGAGGAGCGTGGCTGTGCCACCGGCCACCCCGGGGAgccaggaggggcagggggcagggggggcagcaGGCGGCCCTGGTGCCCAGCATGATGCCCAGCGCGAGATCCTGGGCTGTGGCGTCTCCGTCCGCAGCCTCAAGGCCAACTATGAGGGCCCAGGGGGGGCCTCCCCACCCATCCCCAGGGTCACCAAGCGCAAGCGggcacagccccccagcagcacccgcCAGCCTGTCCTGGAGGAGGAGTATGGGGACGGGGCACTGCGGCGGAGCCGGCCGGCACCACCGGAGCCAAGGGGCCCACGGCAGCATGCTGAGGCACACAAGGAGCGTGCCGTCTTCCTCTTCCTGGAGCACTGGAAGAAACGGGCACTGGCAGCGGTGCCCGGGGAGGAGCGGTCGCGGCggccggggaggcggcggccggcAGCAGGACGGCTGCTGGCCCGCTGGAGAAGCATTGCTCGCCGGGTGCCGGGACGGCAGATCCGGCGGTTGAGCCGCGCCACGGTGCTGTACTGGCCCCAGCACTTTCTGCCCCACATCGGTGGCTCGCCCATGCCCCATGACAGCCTCCCGCTCGACCTCTTCATGCTGGGCTacttccagctgctggagatgcCTCTCAGCCCCGAGGAACGGCGCTTCCGCCACCTCCTCTGCTACGAGATGTTCGACCGcctgggcagccacagctggcaCCACGTCCGCCACTTCCACCGTGCCGTGCTGGAGCAGGTCGAAGCCGGCCACCGCCACTGGCTCGACGGCTTTGAGGACCTCGTGCAGGAGTTTTTCGAGAACGGCCCCACCATGGCGGCGGAGAGCCCTCCGGAGCTCCCTGCggcagccctgggaggggagggggcatcAGTGCCAGTGCCGGTGCCGGAGCTGGGCGAGTTCAGTGAGGAGGACGTCTGCCGCTTCATCGACCGTAGCTTCTCCttctggaaggagaaggaggcGGAGATGTCCGACACCTGA